Proteins found in one Pagrus major chromosome 20, Pma_NU_1.0 genomic segment:
- the cbx7b gene encoding chromobox protein homolog 7, which translates to MELSAIGEQVFAVESIVKKRVRKGNVEYLLKWKGWPPKYSTWEPEEHILDQRLVQAYEEKEQRDRALGHRRKGSKSKRLLLQNTVYTMDLRSAHKAPEKPPPRLRLSLTRSLVSEDEDQPYSACRQDPQPQLEHQESKPRRSQFKCLDSNPPSPTQEDWEGRGEEEEEEQEEDNVEYEEDREEEEKEESVKETTEKSGGILNGKCRTEEWSSAIRPDEVTASEKPDDEAWRPIIVPGEVTITDVTLNALTVTFRESRVARGFFRDWRRGV; encoded by the exons ATGGAGCTGTCAGCGATCGGGGAGCAAGTGTTCGCTGTTGAATCAATCGTCAAGAAAAGAGTTAGAAAG GGGAATGTGGAGTATCTGTTGAAGTGGAAAGGTTGGCCTCCAAA GTACAGCACATGGGAACCCGAGGAACACATTCTGGACCAACGCTTGGTGCAGGCCTATGAAGAGAA agagcagagagacagagctctGGGTCACAGGAGAAAAGGATCCAAATCCAAAAGACTTCTTCTGCAG AATACTGTCTACACCATGGACCTACGCAGCGCTCACAAGGCTCCAGAGAAGCCTCCGCCTCGCCTGCGTCTCTCCTTGACACGCTCTCTGGTCTCCGAGGACGAGGATCAGCCGTACAGTGCCTGCAGGCAGGACCCACAACCGCAACTGGAACATCAAGAAAGCAAACCCAGGAGGTCACAGTTCAAGTGCCTTGACTCAAACCCTCCAAGTCCTACACAAGAGGACTGGGAGGGccggggagaggaggaagaggaggagcaggaggaggacaatGTAGAATAtgaggaggacagggaggaggaagagaaagaggagtcTGTAAAGGAGACAACAGAGAAGAGCGGAGGCATTTTAAATGGTAagtgt agaacagaggagtGGAGCTCCGCTATCAGACCAGACGAGGTCACGGCGTCAGAGAAGCCAGACGACGAGGCCTGGAGACCCATCATCGTTCCGGGGGAGGTGACCATCACAGATGTCACCCTCAACGCCCTCACGGTGACTTTCCGAGAGTCGAGAGTGGCCAGAGGCTTCTTCAGAGACTGGCGCCGGGGGGTCTGA